The Faecalibacterium prausnitzii genome includes a window with the following:
- a CDS encoding D-alanyl-D-alanine carboxypeptidase family protein codes for MKKQIAVLCAVLLCLLTAFVPGAAAAAPALTTTEAYCIIDADTGLVLEQQNMDEELHPASITKVMTLGLACEKAQGQWEDVKLTVSHEDVYSLAGTDSSHIALQEEEEVPLTDALYATMMASANDGANLLAEYFGGGTIADGVAAMNAQVKELGLQHTHFANPHGISDEDHYTSCYDMAQILRWALTQPGFETLFTRNEMYTMAPTNVQPVTRYFHQQDKMRVASSRFYIPAILGSKIGYTNIARYSYVCLAEQNGVRLICVTMQSNMKTDKYNDVRTLLDHAFSTFTGYTEIPAQGVTAQLEVVGGGDTMGTVTVSDPGIRLLLANGLTAENVSVSLELPERYILGVDPEAYAVYTIQGSGSQESASVRVKAKIEGLEEVVAANADVSLPASRSLKKTAGGLIAISLGSTVLAAVVVFAVIRMQAKKKKRKPGSKH; via the coding sequence ATGAAAAAACAGATCGCCGTGCTGTGTGCGGTGCTGCTCTGCCTGCTGACGGCCTTTGTGCCCGGCGCGGCGGCCGCTGCCCCGGCACTGACCACCACCGAAGCCTACTGCATCATTGATGCGGACACCGGTCTGGTGCTGGAACAGCAGAATATGGACGAAGAACTGCACCCGGCGTCCATCACCAAGGTGATGACGCTGGGCCTTGCCTGTGAAAAGGCGCAGGGCCAATGGGAGGACGTCAAGCTGACCGTCAGCCACGAGGATGTCTACTCGCTGGCGGGCACGGATTCCAGCCACATTGCCCTGCAGGAGGAGGAAGAAGTTCCGCTGACGGACGCCCTCTATGCCACGATGATGGCCAGCGCCAACGACGGTGCGAACCTGCTGGCCGAATACTTTGGCGGCGGCACCATCGCCGACGGCGTGGCCGCGATGAACGCACAGGTGAAGGAGCTGGGTTTGCAGCACACCCATTTCGCCAACCCGCACGGCATCAGCGATGAAGACCACTACACCAGCTGTTACGACATGGCGCAGATCCTGCGCTGGGCGCTGACCCAGCCGGGGTTCGAGACCCTCTTCACCCGAAACGAGATGTACACCATGGCCCCCACCAACGTCCAGCCGGTGACCCGGTACTTCCACCAGCAGGATAAAATGCGGGTGGCGTCCAGCCGGTTCTATATCCCGGCCATCCTGGGTTCAAAGATCGGCTACACCAACATCGCCCGGTACAGCTACGTCTGCCTGGCCGAGCAGAACGGCGTCCGGCTCATCTGCGTGACCATGCAGAGCAACATGAAGACCGATAAATACAACGATGTCCGCACCCTGCTGGACCATGCGTTTTCCACCTTTACCGGCTACACCGAGATCCCGGCGCAGGGCGTGACGGCCCAGCTGGAGGTCGTGGGCGGCGGCGATACCATGGGCACCGTGACCGTCAGTGACCCCGGCATCCGGCTGCTGCTGGCCAATGGCCTGACCGCCGAAAACGTCTCGGTGAGTCTGGAATTGCCCGAACGCTATATTTTGGGGGTTGACCCGGAGGCGTATGCGGTGTATACCATTCAGGGCAGCGGATCGCAGGAGTCGGCCAGTGTCCGTGTCAAGGCGAAGATCGAAGGGCTGGAAGAGGTCGTGGCGGCCAACGCAGACGTTTCGCTCCCGGCTTCCCGCAGCCTGAAAAAGACCGCAGGCGGGCTCATCGCCATCTCGCTGGGCAGCACTGTGCTGGCCGCCGTGGTGGTGTTTGCAGTCATCCGCATGCAGGCAAAAAAGAAAAAGCGAAAGCCAGGAAGTAAGCATTAA
- a CDS encoding TRAP transporter substrate-binding protein, whose translation MSRAFTRRQVLAAAAGAMLGFGACQKQETASDKPELVLRYAENQPEDYPTTQAALAFGNMLEEQTEGRVKVAVYSKGELGAEMSVIQQIQFGGIDFARVSLSQLAEYMPALNVLQLPFLYQDAGQMWRVLDGSIGDEFLTRLDAIDLTGLSWFDAGVRSFYTRQKVTCLAELQGLRLRVQESDTMSMMVSALGADPVQVVYSQVYAALHNGQIDGAENNWPSYEAMSHYEVAPYFLRDEHTRVPEIQLASIPAMEKMAALDPTFPDILRSCARESALIERTLWAEQEEGAEQEMLARGIVVTELSSEEKQKFRAAVQPLYDQFADQSELIARIQNS comes from the coding sequence GTGAGCCGGGCGTTTACCCGGCGGCAGGTGCTGGCGGCGGCCGCCGGAGCCATGCTGGGCTTTGGGGCCTGCCAGAAGCAGGAAACGGCTTCGGACAAGCCGGAGCTGGTGCTGCGCTACGCCGAGAACCAGCCGGAGGATTACCCTACCACGCAGGCGGCTCTGGCCTTTGGAAACATGCTGGAAGAGCAGACCGAAGGCCGGGTGAAGGTGGCCGTGTACAGCAAGGGAGAGCTGGGGGCGGAGATGAGCGTCATCCAGCAGATCCAGTTCGGCGGCATCGACTTTGCCCGTGTCTCGCTGAGCCAGCTGGCAGAATACATGCCTGCCCTGAACGTGCTGCAGCTGCCGTTCCTCTATCAGGATGCCGGCCAGATGTGGCGTGTGCTGGACGGAAGCATCGGGGACGAGTTTCTGACCCGGCTGGATGCGATCGACCTGACCGGGCTTTCCTGGTTCGATGCCGGTGTGCGCAGCTTCTACACCCGCCAGAAGGTCACATGTCTGGCAGAGCTGCAGGGGCTGAGGCTCCGTGTGCAGGAATCCGACACCATGAGCATGATGGTCTCGGCGCTGGGGGCCGACCCGGTGCAGGTGGTGTACAGTCAGGTGTACGCGGCCCTGCACAACGGCCAGATCGACGGGGCGGAAAACAACTGGCCCAGCTATGAGGCCATGAGCCATTACGAAGTGGCACCCTACTTCCTGCGGGATGAGCATACCCGCGTGCCGGAGATCCAGCTGGCCAGCATCCCGGCAATGGAAAAGATGGCCGCGCTGGACCCGACGTTTCCGGACATCCTGCGCAGCTGCGCGCGGGAGTCGGCGCTGATCGAGCGCACCCTCTGGGCCGAGCAGGAGGAGGGTGCGGAACAGGAGATGCTGGCCCGCGGCATTGTAGTCACCGAGCTTTCCAGTGAGGAAAAACAGAAATTCCGCGCTGCAGTCCAGCCCCTGTACGATCAGTTTGCGGACCAGTCGGAGCTGATCGCCCGCATTCAGAACAGTTAG
- a CDS encoding TRAP transporter small permease, which yields MPKIFTTLDKIKPAYDITYKVVLFICKILLILDILITTMSVIGRYVPFIPDPAWSEEVVLTCMSYMAVLSAALAIRRGAHIRMTAFDVYLPKAVVKVLDILADAAVMVLGIIMMVVGWNYATTLGGRGFYVSMPWLSRFWMYFPVPLAGVAMIVFEFESIYNHIKSLFVKEEN from the coding sequence ATGCCGAAAATCTTTACCACATTGGATAAGATCAAGCCGGCGTACGACATTACCTATAAGGTGGTGCTGTTCATCTGCAAGATTTTGCTGATCCTGGACATCCTCATCACCACCATGTCGGTCATTGGCCGTTACGTCCCCTTCATCCCGGACCCTGCCTGGTCGGAAGAAGTCGTGCTGACCTGCATGAGCTACATGGCCGTGCTGAGTGCAGCGCTGGCCATCCGCCGCGGTGCCCACATCCGCATGACCGCCTTTGATGTCTACCTGCCCAAGGCAGTCGTCAAAGTGTTGGACATCCTGGCCGATGCTGCCGTGATGGTGCTGGGCATCATTATGATGGTGGTGGGCTGGAACTACGCTACCACCCTGGGCGGTCGCGGTTTCTACGTTTCCATGCCCTGGCTGAGCCGCTTCTGGATGTACTTCCCCGTGCCGCTGGCCGGTGTTGCCATGATCGTGTTCGAATTTGAGTCCATCTACAACCACATCAAGAGCCTGTTTGTAAAGGAGGAGAATTGA
- a CDS encoding TRAP transporter large permease: MTVQTLAILVLLVSFFVMIFLRFPIAYAVGLSSVFCLMVQGQALTDVCRLMVKGISSFSLMAVPFFITMGVLMGSGGISEKLIALADACVGWMRGGMAMVNIVASYFFGGISGSASADTASIGSIMIPMMVDQGYDADFSTAVTITSSCEGLLVPPSHNMVIYATTAGGISVGSLFLAGYLPGALLAIVLMIGSYIISVKENYPKGSPFSIKGFIKQLGTSIWALAAVVIVVFGVVGGVFTATESAAIAVIYSLFVSVFIYKGLDWKGVWYALDECVNTLSIVLILIATSAVFGNCLTMLHVPDLAANAITSVTDNPYIIALLIDVIILVLGCIMDMAPIILIATPILLPIATSIGIDPIQFGIIVVLNCGIGLLTPPVGAVLFIGSAVAKRPMEKVVKATLPFYLCMFIALVLLTFIPDISLAIPKLLGGYVSPIPNPLGPVFIH, from the coding sequence ATGACAGTTCAGACACTGGCGATCCTTGTCCTTCTGGTCAGCTTCTTTGTGATGATCTTTCTGCGGTTCCCCATTGCATACGCCGTTGGCCTTTCCAGTGTGTTCTGCCTGATGGTGCAGGGCCAGGCCCTTACGGATGTTTGCCGTCTGATGGTCAAGGGCATTTCGTCCTTCAGCCTGATGGCCGTGCCCTTCTTCATCACCATGGGTGTGCTTATGGGCTCCGGCGGCATCTCTGAAAAACTGATCGCTCTGGCGGATGCCTGCGTCGGCTGGATGCGCGGCGGCATGGCCATGGTCAACATCGTGGCTTCCTACTTCTTCGGCGGCATTTCCGGTTCCGCCTCCGCCGATACTGCTTCCATCGGCTCCATTATGATCCCCATGATGGTGGATCAGGGCTACGATGCTGACTTCTCCACTGCTGTTACCATCACCTCCTCCTGCGAGGGCCTGCTGGTTCCTCCGAGCCATAACATGGTCATCTACGCCACCACCGCCGGCGGCATCTCCGTGGGCAGCCTGTTCCTGGCTGGCTACCTGCCCGGCGCTCTGCTGGCCATCGTCCTGATGATCGGCTCCTACATCATCTCCGTCAAGGAAAACTACCCCAAGGGCTCGCCCTTCAGCATCAAGGGCTTCATCAAGCAGCTTGGTACTTCCATCTGGGCGCTGGCTGCCGTTGTCATCGTTGTCTTTGGTGTTGTGGGCGGCGTGTTCACCGCCACAGAGTCCGCAGCCATCGCCGTTATCTACTCCCTGTTCGTGTCCGTGTTCATTTACAAGGGCCTGGATTGGAAGGGCGTCTGGTACGCTCTGGACGAGTGTGTGAACACCCTGTCCATCGTCCTGATCCTGATCGCCACCTCTGCGGTGTTCGGCAACTGCCTGACCATGCTGCATGTGCCCGATCTGGCCGCAAACGCCATCACCAGCGTGACCGATAACCCCTACATCATCGCCCTGCTCATTGATGTCATCATTCTGGTTCTGGGCTGCATCATGGATATGGCCCCCATCATCCTGATCGCTACCCCCATCCTGCTGCCCATTGCAACCTCCATTGGCATCGACCCCATCCAGTTCGGTATCATCGTGGTGCTGAACTGCGGCATCGGCCTGCTGACTCCTCCTGTCGGCGCGGTCCTGTTCATCGGCTCTGCCGTTGCAAAGCGCCCCATGGAAAAGGTCGTCAAGGCGACCCTGCCGTTCTACCTGTGCATGTTCATCGCCCTGGTGCTGCTGACCTTTATCCCCGACATCAGCCTGGCCATCCCCAAGCTGCTGGGCGGCTACGTCAGCCCCATCCCCAATCCCCTTGGCCCGGTGTTCATCCACTGA
- a CDS encoding glycosyltransferase family 2 protein, which yields MNVRLKRARELAGYAVQLTKDEGLGTMLVRGAGFVRRRCFGKKARYLPAKKVLEAQRAERTGKTADTCGLPTISILTPLYNTPERYLREFLDSFLGQTAPNGELCLADASDAEHAGVQQVVKEYQAKNQRIVYKKIENRGIAANTNAAAALASGEYLALADHDDILAPHALYTMGKAILQLRAQGKPDGFLYSDEALFSKTIQRPIVAHFKPDYAPDYLLCCNYICHLAVFRKTLWEAVGGERPACDGSQDHDLFLRLIELVGGAAHVPQVLYYWRVHAGSTSGGTEAKPYVAEAAKKALADHLARTGRTGTVEDGLFPSTYRVKWDIEGDPKVSILIPNKDHTTDLEKCLQSIWKKTTWDNYEVIVIENNSTDPATFAYYEAAKQRYDGLRVVTYPEQGFNFSGINNFGRKAAAGEYLLLLNNDVEVLNGDWLTELLRQCAHKGGAAICGAMLYYPDDTLQHAGVITGLGGYAGHSHKYKQKGGSGYLFRTATVQDFSAVTGACLLVRASVYDEVGGLDEQFAVAFNDVDFCLRVRDAGYRIAWTPYAQLVHYESKSRGGDEKDPAKAARFAAEQQRLYAIHGKEDILDDPYYNPNLTRDREDFSESDDLRRLKEGTVTVRFRGGEA from the coding sequence ATGAATGTACGACTGAAACGCGCCAGAGAGCTGGCGGGCTATGCCGTCCAGCTGACGAAGGACGAGGGCCTGGGCACCATGCTGGTGCGGGGCGCGGGCTTCGTCCGGCGCCGCTGCTTTGGCAAAAAGGCCCGCTATCTGCCCGCCAAAAAGGTGCTGGAAGCCCAGCGCGCCGAACGGACCGGGAAGACGGCAGACACCTGCGGCCTGCCGACCATCTCCATCCTGACGCCGCTGTACAATACGCCGGAACGATACCTGCGGGAATTTCTGGATTCCTTCCTTGGGCAGACGGCCCCCAATGGGGAGCTTTGCCTGGCCGATGCGTCCGATGCGGAACACGCCGGGGTGCAGCAGGTCGTGAAGGAATATCAGGCAAAGAATCAACGCATCGTATACAAAAAGATCGAAAACAGGGGCATTGCGGCCAACACGAACGCGGCAGCAGCCCTTGCTTCGGGCGAATATCTTGCGCTGGCCGACCACGACGACATTCTGGCCCCCCATGCGCTGTACACCATGGGCAAGGCCATTTTGCAGCTGCGGGCGCAGGGAAAGCCGGACGGCTTCCTTTACAGCGACGAAGCGCTCTTCTCCAAAACCATCCAGCGGCCCATCGTGGCGCATTTCAAGCCGGATTATGCCCCGGACTACCTGCTCTGCTGCAACTACATCTGCCATCTGGCCGTCTTCCGGAAAACGCTGTGGGAGGCCGTGGGCGGTGAGCGCCCGGCCTGCGACGGCAGCCAGGACCACGACCTCTTCCTCCGGCTCATCGAGCTGGTGGGCGGCGCGGCCCATGTGCCCCAGGTGCTCTATTACTGGCGGGTCCACGCCGGGTCTACGTCCGGCGGCACCGAGGCCAAACCCTACGTGGCCGAAGCCGCGAAAAAGGCGCTGGCCGACCATCTGGCCCGCACCGGCCGGACCGGCACCGTGGAGGACGGTCTTTTCCCCAGCACCTACCGCGTGAAGTGGGACATCGAGGGCGACCCGAAGGTCAGCATCCTCATCCCCAACAAAGACCACACCACCGATCTGGAAAAGTGCCTGCAAAGCATCTGGAAGAAGACGACGTGGGACAATTACGAGGTCATCGTCATCGAGAACAACTCCACCGACCCGGCGACCTTTGCCTACTACGAAGCGGCAAAGCAGCGGTACGACGGCCTGCGGGTCGTTACCTACCCGGAACAGGGCTTCAACTTCTCCGGCATCAACAACTTCGGCCGGAAAGCGGCTGCGGGCGAGTACCTGCTGCTGCTCAACAACGACGTGGAAGTCCTGAACGGAGACTGGCTCACCGAACTGCTGCGGCAGTGCGCCCACAAGGGTGGTGCCGCCATCTGCGGTGCCATGCTCTATTATCCGGACGATACGCTGCAGCATGCGGGCGTCATCACGGGCCTGGGCGGCTATGCGGGCCACAGCCACAAGTATAAGCAGAAGGGCGGCAGCGGCTACCTGTTCCGCACCGCCACCGTGCAGGACTTCTCCGCCGTGACGGGGGCCTGCCTGCTGGTCCGGGCCAGCGTCTACGACGAAGTGGGCGGGCTGGATGAGCAGTTCGCGGTGGCGTTCAACGATGTGGACTTCTGCCTGCGGGTGCGGGATGCGGGCTACCGCATCGCCTGGACGCCCTATGCACAGCTGGTCCACTACGAGAGCAAGAGCCGCGGCGGTGACGAGAAAGACCCGGCCAAGGCGGCGCGGTTCGCGGCGGAACAGCAGCGGCTCTATGCCATCCACGGCAAAGAGGATATCCTGGACGACCCCTACTACAACCCCAATCTGACCCGCGACCGGGAGGATTTCTCGGAGAGCGACGATCTGCGGCGGCTGAAAGAGGGAACGGTGACCGTACGTTTTCGCGGAGGCGAAGCATGA
- a CDS encoding dipicolinate synthase subunit DpsA has product MEGRKQVAVIGGDARQAAAGRALARAGYAVCGAEQVALADYILLPLPLDETRTPLAELLRAAKPGALALGGRLSAQAKQIAQEAGVELVDYFAREELTIRNAIPTAEGCLAILLRQRKRTLWGSGVLVTGFGPVGQALGPRLAALGADVTIAARRPAQRALAESLGLRSVPLAALAGVSPAFDTVVNTIPAVVLTEPVLAALRPGSLIVDLASRPGGTDFAAARRLGLTALHALSLPAACAPETAGEFVAQTVCEILREREGSA; this is encoded by the coding sequence ATGGAAGGACGAAAGCAGGTTGCGGTGATCGGCGGCGACGCGCGGCAGGCGGCAGCGGGCCGGGCGCTGGCGCGGGCGGGATACGCCGTCTGCGGGGCAGAACAGGTAGCCCTTGCGGATTATATTTTGCTGCCGCTGCCGCTGGATGAGACCCGCACACCGCTGGCGGAGCTGCTGCGGGCGGCAAAGCCGGGGGCACTGGCGCTGGGCGGCAGGCTCTCGGCGCAGGCAAAGCAGATCGCGCAGGAGGCCGGGGTCGAGCTGGTGGATTACTTTGCGCGGGAGGAGCTGACCATCCGGAACGCCATCCCGACGGCAGAGGGCTGTCTCGCCATCCTGCTCCGTCAGCGGAAGCGGACGCTCTGGGGCAGCGGGGTGCTGGTGACCGGCTTCGGACCGGTGGGGCAGGCGCTGGGGCCGCGTCTGGCGGCGCTGGGGGCCGACGTGACCATTGCGGCCCGCCGCCCGGCACAGCGGGCGCTGGCCGAAAGTCTGGGGCTGCGCAGCGTCCCGCTGGCGGCACTGGCCGGGGTGTCCCCGGCGTTTGATACGGTGGTGAACACCATCCCGGCGGTGGTGCTCACCGAGCCGGTGCTGGCGGCGCTGCGGCCGGGAAGCCTCATCGTGGATCTGGCATCCCGCCCCGGCGGCACCGATTTTGCGGCCGCCCGGCGGCTGGGACTGACGGCGCTCCATGCGCTGAGCCTGCCAGCGGCCTGCGCACCGGAGACGGCGGGCGAATTTGTGGCGCAGACGGTCTGTGAGATCCTGCGGGAACGGGAGGGGAGTGCATGA
- a CDS encoding TRAP transporter substrate-binding protein, which produces MKKISRRSFLAVAGAATAAAALTACGGSSSSTASSAAGSTAASAAGDATAAANDPKVTLVYAEVNPLDTIVGQTATHFKEKVEELTGGSVVIDVQASGVLGSENDVLDAILGGSTSIDMSRISAFALTSYGCNKSKLLSIPFTFENRAHFWNFANSDLAPEFLNEPQELGLPVRGIFYGEEGFRHFFTVKPVSGIADFKGLKLRVSNDPVMNGMVESLGANPTVVSFGELYSALQTGVVDGAEQPIANYKSNAFPEVANNLILDGHTLGAIQAVITDNAWAKLTENQQAAIMEAGADTQKFNADLSESAENKVLDELKSSGCNVVDVPDKAPWQEACAKVISDNTSDQAELYQKLLDMKA; this is translated from the coding sequence ATGAAAAAGATCTCTCGTCGCAGCTTTCTCGCCGTTGCCGGTGCAGCTACCGCAGCTGCTGCCCTGACCGCATGTGGCGGCTCTTCCAGCTCCACTGCATCCTCTGCCGCCGGTTCCACCGCCGCTTCTGCTGCGGGCGATGCCACCGCTGCTGCCAACGATCCCAAGGTCACTCTGGTCTACGCCGAGGTCAACCCGCTGGATACCATCGTCGGCCAGACCGCTACCCACTTCAAGGAGAAGGTCGAAGAGCTGACCGGCGGCTCTGTTGTCATTGATGTGCAGGCTTCCGGTGTTCTGGGTTCTGAGAACGACGTTCTGGACGCCATCCTGGGCGGCTCCACTTCCATTGATATGAGCCGTATCTCCGCTTTCGCACTGACCAGCTACGGCTGCAACAAGTCCAAGCTGCTGAGCATCCCCTTCACCTTTGAGAACCGCGCACACTTCTGGAACTTCGCCAACAGCGACCTCGCACCGGAGTTCCTGAACGAGCCCCAGGAGCTGGGCCTGCCCGTTCGCGGCATCTTCTACGGCGAGGAGGGCTTCCGCCACTTCTTCACCGTCAAGCCTGTTTCCGGCATCGCTGATTTCAAGGGCCTGAAGCTCCGCGTGTCCAACGACCCCGTCATGAACGGCATGGTCGAGAGTCTGGGCGCAAACCCCACCGTTGTTTCCTTCGGTGAGCTGTACAGCGCACTGCAGACCGGCGTTGTCGATGGCGCTGAGCAGCCCATCGCAAACTACAAGTCCAACGCTTTCCCTGAGGTTGCCAACAACCTGATCCTGGACGGCCATACCCTGGGCGCGATCCAGGCTGTTATCACCGATAACGCATGGGCAAAGCTGACCGAGAACCAGCAGGCTGCCATCATGGAGGCCGGTGCTGACACCCAGAAGTTCAATGCAGACCTGTCTGAGAGCGCTGAGAACAAGGTTCTGGATGAGCTGAAGTCCTCCGGCTGCAATGTGGTGGATGTTCCCGATAAGGCACCCTGGCAGGAAGCATGTGCCAAGGTCATCAGCGACAACACCTCCGATCAGGCTGAGCTGTACCAGAAGCTGCTGGACATGAAGGCATAA
- a CDS encoding dipicolinate synthase subunit B: protein MNTQHRGRAAFAVCGSFCTLGAAAAQAEQLVRQGWELLPVMSFAASRLDTRFGRASEWKERLEQLTGHPVLDSLQAVEPLGPKHLAEALVIAPCTGTTLARLAAGLSDTPVTLAAKSLLRVGCPVVVAVSTNDGLGASGENIARLRQRKHYYFVPYGQDDPLEKPQSLKADLSLLPAALEAALQGRQLQPMLRMF, encoded by the coding sequence ATGAACACGCAACATCGGGGCAGAGCCGCATTTGCGGTCTGCGGGAGCTTCTGTACGCTGGGCGCGGCAGCCGCGCAGGCAGAGCAGCTGGTGCGGCAGGGCTGGGAGCTGCTGCCGGTCATGAGCTTTGCAGCATCCCGGCTGGACACCCGCTTTGGGCGGGCGTCGGAATGGAAAGAGCGGCTGGAGCAGCTGACCGGGCATCCGGTGCTGGACAGCCTGCAGGCGGTGGAACCTCTGGGGCCGAAGCATCTGGCTGAGGCGCTGGTCATCGCGCCCTGCACCGGCACCACGCTGGCCCGGCTAGCGGCGGGCCTGTCCGACACGCCGGTCACGCTGGCGGCAAAAAGCCTGCTGCGGGTGGGGTGCCCGGTGGTGGTGGCCGTCTCCACCAACGACGGCCTGGGCGCATCGGGGGAGAACATCGCCCGACTGCGCCAGCGCAAGCACTATTACTTCGTGCCCTACGGGCAGGATGACCCGTTGGAAAAGCCGCAGAGCCTGAAAGCTGATCTTTCGCTGCTGCCCGCCGCGCTGGAAGCGGCGCTGCAGGGGCGGCAGCTCCAGCCGATGCTGCGGATGTTCTGA
- a CDS encoding ABC transporter ATP-binding protein has product MEPIIKVDNVSMCFNLSTEKHESLKEYLLAMVQGRLQYDEFYALRDVSLDIMPGDFYGLVGLNGSGKSTLLKTIAGVYKPTKGKVTVNGTIAPLIELGAGFDMDLTARENIYLNGTVLGFSPKYLDEKFDEIVEFSELQNFLDVPLKNYSSGMVARIGFAIATITKPDILIADEVLSVGDFLFQQKCEKRMQELMAGGTTVILVSHSIEQIERMCSKVAWLSHGRLKMNGDTETVCNAYKATQRGEA; this is encoded by the coding sequence ATGGAACCGATCATCAAAGTGGACAATGTTTCCATGTGCTTCAACCTCTCCACCGAAAAGCACGAGAGTCTGAAGGAATATCTGCTGGCCATGGTGCAGGGGCGGCTGCAATACGATGAGTTTTACGCCCTGCGGGACGTGAGCCTCGACATCATGCCCGGCGATTTTTATGGTCTGGTGGGCCTGAACGGTTCGGGCAAGTCCACCCTGCTCAAGACCATTGCGGGCGTGTACAAGCCCACCAAAGGCAAAGTGACCGTCAACGGCACCATTGCGCCCCTCATCGAGCTGGGCGCGGGCTTTGACATGGACCTGACCGCCCGCGAAAACATCTACCTCAACGGCACGGTGCTGGGCTTCTCGCCCAAGTACCTCGACGAGAAATTCGACGAGATCGTGGAGTTCAGTGAGTTGCAGAACTTTCTGGACGTCCCGCTCAAGAACTACTCCTCCGGCATGGTGGCCCGCATCGGCTTTGCCATCGCCACCATCACCAAGCCCGACATCCTCATCGCCGATGAGGTGCTGTCGGTGGGCGACTTCCTCTTCCAGCAGAAATGCGAGAAGCGGATGCAGGAGCTGATGGCGGGCGGCACCACGGTCATTCTGGTGTCCCACTCCATCGAGCAGATCGAGCGGATGTGCTCGAAGGTCGCCTGGCTGAGCCATGGCCGCCTGAAGATGAACGGCGACACCGAGACGGTCTGCAACGCCTACAAGGCAACGCAGCGCGGCGAGGCATAA
- a CDS encoding ABC transporter permease, translating to MAKWKGMLNGFWRYRYLLWNLVSRDFKLKYRRSVLGVLWSVLNPLLMCLVYWAVFSSLMDMRGSGIDNFPVFLMCGQLLFNFFNEATSASMSSVLSAAPLLKKVYIPKYIFPLEKCCFAMVNCVFSFVALLLVMIFTGAPFHLTLIEAVYPLVTLFFFSLGVGLFLAAATVFFRDIMHIWSVFITALLYFSAIFYDPTQMTFSIGGFNMQQIIKLNPMYWYITGFRRTLMWGISLDFNMFAVCGLCAVLSMVVGVWMFRKTQDRFVLHI from the coding sequence GTGGCAAAATGGAAAGGAATGCTCAACGGCTTCTGGCGGTACCGCTATCTGCTGTGGAACCTCGTCAGCCGTGACTTCAAGCTCAAATACCGCCGCAGTGTGCTGGGCGTGCTGTGGAGCGTGCTGAACCCGCTGCTGATGTGTCTGGTGTACTGGGCCGTGTTCAGCAGCCTGATGGATATGCGGGGCAGCGGCATCGACAACTTCCCGGTCTTCCTGATGTGCGGCCAGCTGCTCTTCAACTTCTTCAACGAGGCCACCTCGGCCAGCATGTCCAGTGTGCTCAGTGCGGCCCCGCTGCTCAAAAAGGTGTATATCCCAAAGTATATCTTCCCGCTGGAAAAGTGCTGCTTTGCCATGGTGAACTGCGTGTTCAGTTTCGTGGCGCTGCTGCTGGTGATGATCTTCACCGGGGCACCGTTCCACCTGACCCTCATCGAGGCCGTCTATCCGCTGGTGACCCTCTTCTTCTTCAGCCTGGGCGTGGGGCTTTTTCTGGCAGCGGCCACGGTGTTCTTCCGCGACATCATGCACATCTGGAGCGTCTTCATCACGGCGCTGCTCTATTTCTCCGCCATCTTCTACGACCCCACCCAGATGACCTTCTCCATCGGCGGCTTCAACATGCAGCAGATCATCAAGCTGAACCCGATGTACTGGTATATCACGGGCTTCCGCCGCACGTTGATGTGGGGCATCTCGCTGGACTTCAACATGTTCGCCGTCTGCGGCCTGTGTGCTGTGCTGTCCATGGTGGTGGGCGTCTGGATGTTCCGCAAAACGCAGGACCGCTTTGTGCTGCACATTTAA
- the rfbC gene encoding dTDP-4-dehydrorhamnose 3,5-epimerase, protein MGKFTFTQTEIPGVVVIEPQVFGDDRGYFMETYQKDQFAAAGIDKEFVQDNQSRSTRGVLRGLHFQKNHTQGKLVRVTKGEVYDVAVDCRPHSATFGKWVGVTLSEENKKMFYIPEGFAHGFLVLSDVAEFCYKCTDVYDPTSEGGIPYDDPTVNVQWPDCGCEHKTSAKDKLHESFASQKFEFFEKW, encoded by the coding sequence ATGGGCAAGTTCACATTTACGCAGACCGAGATCCCCGGTGTCGTCGTCATTGAGCCGCAGGTGTTCGGCGATGACCGCGGCTATTTCATGGAGACCTATCAGAAGGACCAGTTCGCGGCAGCCGGCATCGACAAGGAGTTCGTGCAGGACAACCAGAGCCGCTCCACCCGCGGTGTGCTGCGCGGCCTGCATTTCCAGAAAAACCACACCCAGGGCAAGCTGGTGCGCGTGACGAAGGGCGAAGTGTATGACGTCGCCGTGGACTGCCGCCCCCACAGCGCCACCTTCGGCAAGTGGGTGGGTGTGACCCTGAGCGAGGAGAACAAGAAGATGTTCTATATCCCGGAGGGCTTCGCACACGGCTTCCTGGTGCTGAGCGACGTGGCAGAGTTCTGCTACAAGTGCACCGACGTCTACGACCCCACCAGCGAGGGCGGCATCCCCTACGACGACCCCACCGTCAATGTGCAGTGGCCGGACTGCGGCTGCGAGCACAAGACCAGCGCCAAGGACAAGCTGCATGAATCCTTTGCTTCCCAGAAGTTCGAGTTCTTTGAAAAGTGGTGA